One segment of Paenibacillus rhizovicinus DNA contains the following:
- a CDS encoding ABC transporter permease, whose protein sequence is MKAKSASSAAASRRNAKQLAGIAILVFFAAAAFIGPRLAPYPKNDIDFEPWLKPSLKHLLGTDSYGQDVFAQLIYGTHTSFLVGILAGAITTIIGVLVGLTAGFYRRWVSDALMFLVDLLLIIPVMALMIILASFLPSMGLTSIILVIGLLSWLYMARSIRSQTLSERQRGYVDAARVVGMSNPEIMVKEILPNLFPIIAANLVSVTTQAVLAEAGLSFLGIGDPRSVSWGTILALAHSNNAIMYDAWWWIVPPGIAIALFCFGFVLLGNGTLERYRAKRGAQQHFS, encoded by the coding sequence ATGAAAGCCAAATCGGCATCGTCGGCAGCGGCTTCAAGACGCAATGCCAAGCAGCTGGCAGGGATCGCGATCCTGGTGTTTTTTGCCGCCGCTGCTTTTATCGGACCGCGGCTCGCCCCGTATCCCAAGAACGACATCGATTTCGAGCCTTGGCTCAAGCCATCCCTGAAGCACTTGCTCGGCACGGACAGCTATGGCCAGGATGTGTTTGCCCAGCTGATCTACGGCACGCATACCTCTTTCCTGGTCGGCATTCTGGCTGGCGCGATCACGACGATTATCGGCGTTCTGGTCGGTCTCACCGCCGGCTTCTACCGCAGATGGGTGAGCGATGCCTTGATGTTTCTCGTGGACCTGCTGCTCATCATTCCCGTAATGGCGCTTATGATTATACTGGCTTCGTTCCTGCCCTCCATGGGATTGACGAGTATCATTCTCGTTATCGGTCTTCTCAGCTGGCTCTACATGGCTCGAAGCATTCGCAGCCAGACGCTTTCGGAGAGACAGCGCGGATACGTGGATGCAGCCAGAGTCGTCGGGATGAGCAATCCGGAAATCATGGTCAAGGAAATTTTGCCGAACTTGTTCCCGATCATCGCGGCGAATCTGGTCAGCGTCACGACGCAGGCGGTACTTGCGGAAGCCGGACTCAGCTTTCTCGGCATCGGCGATCCCCGGAGCGTGAGCTGGGGAACGATTCTGGCGCTGGCGCACAGCAACAATGCGATCATGTACGACGCGTGGTGGTGGATCGTCCCGCCGGGCATTGCCATTGCGCTCTTCTGCTTCGGTTTCGTCCTGCTCGGCAACGGGACGCTGGAGCGTTACCGGGCCAAACGCGGCGCGCAGCAGCATTTTTCATAG
- a CDS encoding ABC transporter ATP-binding protein has protein sequence MSLLEVTDLQVEYASPRGAFKAVDGVSFSIERGEIFGLAGESGCGKSTTAYGISRLLRPPARLAGGSIVFDGQELTGMSEAAFLAYRWSRMSVVLQSAMNNLNPVMRIGNQLTDVILAHEPGTSARDALSRAASLLALVDLPAGKLRSYPHELSGGMRQRVVIAMALALRPDLIIMDEPTTALDVVTQKGIVKRILELKRELGFAVLFITHDLPLMLEICDRIGIMYAGKMAEVGRSDQLLRGARHPYTQGLLRSFPSLTGPKVRISGIPGSPPDLVAPPAGCRFQPRCAHAIAACSAAQPALRTDAGGSVACHLYETEEASHETVAASRQR, from the coding sequence ATGAGCTTATTGGAGGTTACGGATTTGCAAGTGGAGTATGCCTCGCCCCGAGGCGCGTTCAAGGCGGTGGACGGCGTCAGCTTCTCCATCGAACGGGGAGAAATCTTCGGCCTGGCCGGCGAGTCCGGCTGCGGCAAATCGACGACGGCCTACGGCATCAGCCGCCTGCTTCGGCCGCCGGCCCGATTGGCGGGGGGAAGCATCGTATTCGACGGGCAGGAGTTGACCGGCATGTCCGAGGCGGCGTTTCTGGCTTATCGCTGGTCGCGGATGTCGGTCGTGCTGCAGAGCGCGATGAATAACTTGAATCCCGTCATGCGCATCGGCAATCAGCTGACGGACGTGATTCTCGCGCATGAGCCGGGCACCTCCGCGCGCGATGCCTTAAGCCGGGCGGCATCGCTGCTTGCGCTCGTGGATCTGCCGGCCGGCAAGCTGCGGAGTTATCCGCATGAGCTCTCCGGCGGCATGCGGCAGCGGGTCGTCATCGCAATGGCGCTGGCGCTGCGGCCGGATTTGATCATTATGGACGAACCGACGACCGCGCTCGACGTCGTCACGCAGAAAGGCATCGTGAAGCGAATCCTCGAGCTGAAGAGGGAACTGGGCTTCGCCGTGCTGTTTATTACGCATGATCTGCCCCTGATGTTGGAAATCTGCGACCGGATCGGCATTATGTACGCAGGGAAAATGGCCGAAGTCGGGCGTTCCGATCAACTGCTTCGCGGGGCAAGGCACCCGTACACGCAAGGACTTCTCCGTTCGTTCCCTTCCCTGACCGGGCCGAAGGTTCGTATTTCCGGCATACCCGGTTCGCCGCCCGACTTGGTTGCGCCTCCTGCTGGCTGCCGCTTTCAGCCCCGCTGCGCGCATGCGATCGCGGCTTGTTCGGCTGCGCAGCCGGCTTTGAGGACGGATGCCGGCGGCAGCGTGGCCTGCCATTTATATGAAACGGAGGAGGCCAGCCATGAAACCGTTGCTGCAAGTCGACAGCGTTAG
- a CDS encoding ABC transporter ATP-binding protein: protein MKPLLQVDSVSKVFESGSFLRKNSFKAVNDVSFTLGKGEVLAIVGESGCGKSTLARMIVNLIPPTKGKILLEGREVGSKLRSRKAVARELQMIFQDPFETMNPNHRVHDIIGRPLRLHGAKGDIREQVLALLGQVGLMPAEEFIDKYASQLSGGQKQRVMIARALGIKPNVLVADEPTSMLDVSVGIDIMNLLLDLKNDYDLSLIWITHNLGSARYMSDRMLIMYGGEIVESGETEAVIAEPRHAYTRTLLDASPDPWRQKDGGAAEQRLAEGALV from the coding sequence ATGAAACCGTTGCTGCAAGTCGACAGCGTTAGCAAAGTATTCGAATCCGGCTCATTCCTGCGGAAGAATTCGTTCAAGGCCGTTAACGACGTGAGCTTTACCCTGGGCAAAGGCGAGGTGCTGGCCATCGTGGGCGAATCCGGCTGCGGCAAAAGCACGCTTGCCCGCATGATCGTCAATTTGATTCCGCCCACGAAGGGAAAAATTCTGCTTGAGGGCAGAGAAGTCGGCAGCAAACTGCGCAGCCGCAAGGCCGTTGCCCGGGAGCTGCAAATGATTTTCCAGGACCCGTTCGAAACGATGAATCCCAATCATCGGGTTCACGATATCATCGGGCGCCCCCTGCGATTGCATGGCGCGAAGGGCGATATTCGGGAACAGGTACTAGCGCTGCTTGGCCAGGTCGGGTTGATGCCCGCGGAGGAGTTTATCGACAAATACGCCTCGCAGCTCTCCGGCGGGCAGAAGCAGCGGGTGATGATCGCCAGAGCGCTCGGCATTAAGCCGAACGTGCTTGTCGCCGACGAGCCGACATCCATGCTGGACGTATCCGTCGGCATCGACATTATGAATTTGCTGCTTGACCTGAAGAATGACTACGATCTCTCCTTGATCTGGATTACGCATAATCTGGGGAGCGCGCGATATATGTCGGATCGGATGCTCATCATGTACGGCGGGGAGATCGTCGAGAGCGGGGAAACCGAAGCGGTTATCGCGGAACCTCGGCACGCGTATACCCGTACGCTGCTTGATGCATCGCCTGATCCATGGAGGCAGAAAGACGGCGGAGCAGCGGAACAGCGGCTTGCGGAAGGAGCATTAGTATGA
- a CDS encoding sulfatase-like hydrolase/transferase — protein sequence MRRPNLIVIYCDDLGYGDLGCYGSEDIQTPHLDRLAEEGVRFTNWYSNSPVCSPSRASLLTGRYPARTGVERILSGKRGTAGLPLEQKTIASVLKPEGYRTGLFGKWHLGVTPEQSPNAHGFDEFFGFLAGCVDYYSHIFYWEQRGGVNPVHDLWHNDREVWSNGEYLTELITAKTVAFIEAGRELEQGDEQEQPFFAYAAYNAPHYPMHAPQKYVDRYPRLPPDKRIMAAMISAVDDGVGEIVEALRRTGQYENTVIFFSSDNGPSTESRNYLDGTEDLYYGGSAGIFRGHKGSLFEGGIREPAIMSYPSKVSSGRVEHRPHAMMDVLPTFLELAGIESPAVTLDGRSAAELLLSGNGPQAGQHERLFWSYEDQLAVREGSWKLVLNGKLDFGREAPDAVHLSNLETDPGERSNLSLQFPDKVRELREAVIHWYEQSHQEGR from the coding sequence ATGAGACGTCCGAATTTGATCGTGATTTACTGCGATGATTTGGGTTACGGAGACTTGGGCTGCTACGGATCCGAAGACATTCAAACCCCGCATCTGGACCGGCTGGCGGAGGAAGGGGTCCGGTTCACGAATTGGTATTCCAACTCGCCGGTTTGCTCGCCGTCCCGGGCGTCGCTGCTGACCGGCCGTTATCCCGCGCGCACCGGGGTCGAACGGATTCTGAGCGGCAAGCGGGGAACGGCCGGATTGCCGTTGGAACAGAAGACGATTGCCTCCGTGCTGAAGCCGGAGGGTTATCGGACCGGATTGTTCGGAAAGTGGCATCTGGGCGTAACGCCGGAGCAAAGTCCCAACGCGCACGGGTTTGACGAATTTTTCGGCTTCCTGGCCGGATGCGTCGACTATTATTCTCATATTTTTTATTGGGAGCAGCGCGGTGGCGTCAATCCCGTCCATGATTTGTGGCATAACGACCGTGAGGTCTGGAGCAACGGCGAATACCTGACGGAGCTGATTACGGCGAAGACGGTCGCATTCATTGAAGCGGGGCGAGAGCTGGAACAGGGGGATGAGCAGGAGCAGCCTTTCTTCGCGTATGCGGCCTATAACGCGCCGCATTATCCGATGCATGCCCCGCAAAAGTATGTGGACCGTTATCCCCGTCTGCCGCCGGATAAACGGATCATGGCAGCGATGATTTCCGCGGTGGACGACGGCGTCGGCGAGATTGTCGAAGCCTTGCGCAGAACGGGACAGTACGAGAATACGGTCATTTTCTTCTCCAGCGACAACGGGCCTTCCACGGAATCGCGCAATTATTTGGACGGCACGGAGGATCTCTATTACGGCGGATCGGCCGGGATTTTCCGGGGGCATAAAGGAAGCTTGTTCGAGGGCGGCATTCGCGAGCCTGCGATCATGAGCTATCCATCGAAGGTAAGCAGCGGGCGCGTAGAGCACCGGCCGCATGCCATGATGGACGTGCTCCCGACGTTTCTGGAGCTGGCGGGCATCGAATCTCCGGCGGTCACGCTGGATGGGAGGAGCGCCGCGGAGCTTCTTCTGAGCGGAAACGGTCCGCAGGCCGGGCAGCATGAGCGCCTGTTCTGGTCTTACGAGGACCAGTTAGCTGTTCGCGAAGGGAGCTGGAAGCTGGTGTTGAACGGGAAGCTGGACTTCGGCCGGGAGGCGCCCGATGCCGTCCATTTGTCCAATCTGGAGACAGACCCTGGCGAACGGAGCAATCTGAGCCTGCAATTCCCGGACAAAGTGCGGGAGCTTCGGGAAGCGGTTATCCACTGGTACGAGCAATCCCATCAGGAGGGCCGATAG
- a CDS encoding sulfatase, giving the protein MKAVMVMFDSLNRHMLPNYGCEWLQAPNFRRLSETTVTFDNCYAGSLPCMPARRELHTGRHNFLHRSWGPLEPFDDSMVDVLRRKGVYTHLVTDHTHYFEDGGATYHTRFNSWEYARGQEGDPWKGNVRDPHIPESLSGPKIGDLWRQDWVNRSYLDTEEKQPQAVTFDNGIAFIETNRSQDNWFLQIETFDPHEPFFTQQKYKDLYPHAYNGKHFDWPDYGRVSQQPEEVQHAVYEYAALVSMCDAYLGKVLDLFDRHDLWQDTMLIVNTDHGFLLGEHEWWGKNIQPFYNEIAQLPLFVWDPRSGAKGERSDTLAQTIDIAPTLLEFFDAALPADMLGKPLRGANGSDRQPIREAALFGMHGGHINVTDGRYVYMRAPQRFDNGPLFEYTLMPTHMHNRFDVKELNDLRLREPFSFTKGCRTLEIPAHTYVNPYVHGTLLFDLERDPKQQSPIEDIAVEARMIRLMAGLMRDNDAPKEQFERMGIPVDGIVDEEALRQEKEVRREHRKADLGLNEEWTEKGRDAYFGLRCFTPEALRPSLREGLIGFVQAAGKTVIDDSAIVEWVSASGPQGQQMLGVLKRLVL; this is encoded by the coding sequence ATGAAAGCTGTAATGGTCATGTTCGATTCTTTAAACCGGCATATGCTGCCGAATTACGGCTGCGAATGGCTGCAAGCGCCGAACTTCCGACGGCTCTCGGAGACGACCGTGACCTTCGATAACTGCTATGCGGGGAGTCTGCCTTGCATGCCGGCCCGCAGAGAGCTCCATACCGGGCGGCATAATTTCCTGCACCGCAGCTGGGGACCGCTGGAGCCTTTCGACGATTCCATGGTCGATGTTTTGCGCCGGAAGGGGGTTTACACGCACTTGGTCACGGATCATACCCATTATTTCGAAGACGGCGGGGCGACCTACCATACGCGCTTCAATTCGTGGGAATACGCCAGGGGGCAGGAAGGCGATCCCTGGAAGGGCAATGTGCGGGATCCCCATATTCCGGAATCGCTGTCAGGCCCCAAAATCGGCGATTTGTGGCGTCAGGACTGGGTGAACCGCTCCTATCTGGATACGGAGGAGAAGCAGCCGCAAGCGGTTACCTTCGATAACGGGATCGCGTTCATTGAAACGAACCGGTCGCAGGATAATTGGTTTCTCCAGATCGAAACCTTCGATCCGCATGAGCCGTTCTTCACCCAGCAGAAGTACAAAGACCTCTATCCGCATGCGTATAACGGCAAGCATTTCGATTGGCCGGATTACGGCAGGGTCTCGCAGCAGCCGGAGGAGGTTCAGCACGCGGTTTATGAATATGCGGCTTTGGTCAGCATGTGCGACGCCTACCTGGGCAAAGTGCTGGATCTGTTCGACCGGCATGATCTATGGCAGGATACGATGCTGATCGTGAACACCGATCATGGGTTCCTGCTCGGGGAGCATGAATGGTGGGGCAAAAACATTCAGCCGTTCTATAACGAGATCGCGCAGCTGCCGCTCTTCGTCTGGGATCCCCGAAGCGGAGCGAAAGGGGAGCGCAGCGATACGCTTGCGCAAACGATCGATATCGCGCCGACGCTGCTCGAATTCTTCGATGCGGCGCTTCCGGCGGATATGCTTGGCAAACCGCTCCGCGGCGCGAACGGCTCCGACAGGCAGCCGATTCGGGAAGCGGCGTTATTCGGCATGCACGGCGGACATATTAACGTGACGGACGGCAGATATGTCTACATGAGGGCGCCGCAGCGCTTCGATAACGGACCGCTCTTCGAATACACGCTCATGCCGACGCATATGCACAATCGGTTTGACGTGAAGGAACTGAACGATCTTCGGCTGCGCGAGCCGTTCTCGTTTACGAAAGGATGCCGCACGCTGGAAATCCCCGCGCATACCTACGTGAATCCGTATGTGCACGGCACATTGCTCTTCGACTTGGAACGGGATCCGAAGCAGCAGTCGCCGATCGAGGATATCGCCGTCGAGGCGCGAATGATCAGGCTCATGGCAGGGTTGATGCGCGATAATGATGCGCCGAAGGAGCAATTCGAGCGGATGGGTATCCCCGTTGACGGCATTGTAGATGAAGAGGCGCTTCGGCAGGAGAAGGAAGTCCGGCGGGAGCATCGGAAGGCTGATCTGGGCCTCAACGAAGAATGGACGGAGAAAGGCCGGGACGCATATTTCGGACTACGCTGTTTTACGCCGGAAGCGCTGCGTCCCTCCCTGCGGGAAGGATTGATCGGTTTCGTTCAAGCCGCGGGCAAGACGGTCATCGATGATTCCGCGATCGTCGAGTGGGTTTCCGCAAGCGGTCCTCAAGGCCAGCAGATGCTCGGGGTGCTTAAGAGGCTTGTGCTCTAG
- a CDS encoding response regulator transcription factor yields the protein MLIVDDERFEREGVKFLIEKYGLALETFEADSGESALAFIKQNPVDILFSDIRMKGMDGLELAACIRELDIPVKVIFMSAYGEFEYAQRAIDLKAIRYILKPVQVEEFLKVVQQVIRSCEEEQLEQAQKLRMEEAYRNEAYYTKQKLLSDLILGKTAALPDESAPIELPFPVAGLDGSPHVRLVMLDSRHRFFDLLDQDFERRLAEVIRSGFEVAHLNEFQSLLVMEADAEQTREQLIEGGKRLLQWFRETYGGDVSVVIGGCAGDIKQLYHQFHALESMLEYKFFFDEGTVLLANPDSSDASAQSFSADEALEELKTSIGRSRYDHAKLRFEQLFDELHNSDRFQVVYIKYMCTEIVKALFDASANKSAETFKQNLERIYKAPKLSDLRRIVLAILEESIQPAATGTSESVRKVIEDIVRIIECEYGTDLSLESLAERVYLSPSYLSHLFKKHMGISFNKYLTLHRMEKTKELLLTTNRKIVDIGLEVGYGNFPYFSTLFKTHYGKTPSQFREEAAP from the coding sequence ATGCTGATCGTTGACGACGAACGGTTTGAGAGAGAAGGCGTGAAGTTTCTGATCGAGAAGTACGGGCTTGCGCTGGAGACGTTCGAAGCGGACAGCGGCGAGAGCGCGCTGGCGTTTATCAAGCAGAATCCGGTCGATATTCTATTCTCCGATATCCGGATGAAAGGCATGGACGGACTCGAGCTGGCGGCTTGCATCCGGGAGCTGGACATTCCCGTCAAGGTGATCTTCATGAGTGCCTACGGGGAGTTTGAATATGCGCAGCGGGCGATCGATTTGAAGGCCATCCGATATATCTTGAAGCCGGTGCAGGTCGAAGAGTTTCTGAAAGTGGTGCAACAGGTCATTCGGTCGTGCGAGGAAGAACAGCTTGAACAAGCGCAGAAGCTCCGCATGGAAGAGGCTTACCGCAATGAGGCTTATTATACGAAACAGAAGCTGCTCTCCGACCTGATCTTGGGCAAAACGGCCGCGCTGCCGGACGAATCCGCTCCGATCGAGCTTCCTTTCCCGGTGGCGGGCCTGGACGGCAGTCCTCATGTGCGTCTCGTCATGCTGGATTCGCGGCACCGGTTCTTTGATCTGCTCGATCAAGATTTCGAACGCCGGCTTGCCGAAGTGATCCGAAGCGGCTTCGAGGTCGCGCATTTGAACGAATTCCAGAGCTTGCTCGTGATGGAGGCCGATGCGGAACAAACCAGGGAGCAGCTGATCGAAGGGGGCAAACGGCTCCTTCAATGGTTCCGGGAAACCTACGGCGGGGACGTGAGCGTCGTGATCGGCGGCTGCGCAGGCGACATCAAGCAGCTCTATCATCAATTCCATGCGCTGGAGTCCATGCTGGAGTACAAGTTCTTCTTCGACGAAGGAACGGTGCTGCTCGCCAATCCCGATTCGAGCGACGCAAGCGCGCAGTCCTTCTCCGCCGACGAGGCCTTGGAAGAATTGAAGACGAGCATCGGGCGTTCCCGTTATGATCACGCCAAGCTGCGCTTCGAGCAGTTGTTCGACGAGCTGCATAACAGCGATCGATTCCAGGTGGTCTACATTAAATACATGTGCACGGAAATCGTAAAAGCCCTGTTCGACGCGTCCGCGAACAAGAGCGCGGAGACGTTCAAGCAGAATTTGGAGCGGATTTATAAGGCGCCCAAGCTAAGCGACTTGCGCCGAATTGTCCTGGCGATTCTGGAGGAGAGCATCCAGCCCGCGGCTACGGGCACGTCCGAATCGGTGCGCAAGGTCATCGAGGATATCGTGCGCATTATCGAATGCGAATACGGGACCGACTTGTCGCTGGAATCGCTGGCGGAGCGCGTTTACCTTTCACCCAGCTACTTGAGCCATTTATTCAAGAAGCATATGGGAATCAGCTTTAACAAATACCTGACGCTGCACCGGATGGAGAAAACGAAGGAGCTGCTCCTGACGACGAACCGCAAGATCGTCGATATCGGACTTGAGGTCGGCTACGGGAATTTCCCGTATTTCAGCACGCTGTTCAAGACGCATTACGGCAAGACCCCCTCGCAGTTCCGCGAAGAGGCGGCGCCATGA
- a CDS encoding cache domain-containing sensor histidine kinase → MKRAITGLLNRLRFKQKLFLSYLVVIIIPILVLGVYAYNQSKEMLRIQGIQGIVKNVDTISGSIDGSVERYNHAVQSIVLNKTFQKIVTNDYSDLVNLSYDLQEYLTPYFNMMVMLDQEIDDVKFYTQTYVPEYGDSVQSADRVKDEDWYQSALKGKGSQWFSDNGLIVVAAFPRFFSDKATNLVYMRINEASMFKNVAALAKDGTVAITNDRGDVIYSNQGATGERLEAGQLQGMKEGAIRIGGIESYLVKKTVKQTGWTIYFIVPAKELSRNAGSIINATLIVIAGCIVIVLIMIWMFSKTMIRRIYALNSVMKRVEIGDLSIRIRSESKDEIGELTNRFGSMLARLNDLIDELFRNKIVQKEAEFKALQWQMNPHFLYNTLSFINWKALRSDDADISRVVTTLSKFYRTGLNRGNNMIPVRDELEHVKSYIEIIQTMKDHSFDVEYDIDEAVFGHTTINFILQPLAENAIMHGIARKESGRGLLRISAKLSNGKVVFQVQDNGIGMPLETANTLLQNDSSGYGMKNVNERLRLKYSSDYSFTVESAVDRGTQMSIVIPAYLQS, encoded by the coding sequence ATGAAGCGGGCGATTACGGGACTGCTCAACCGGCTGCGGTTTAAGCAGAAGCTGTTCTTATCCTACCTGGTCGTCATCATCATCCCCATTCTCGTTCTCGGTGTTTACGCTTACAATCAGTCCAAGGAAATGCTGCGGATTCAGGGCATTCAAGGCATCGTGAAGAACGTGGATACGATATCCGGCAGCATCGACGGCTCGGTCGAGCGCTACAATCACGCGGTTCAGTCCATCGTGCTCAACAAGACGTTCCAGAAGATCGTGACGAACGATTACAGCGATTTGGTCAATCTCTCTTATGATCTGCAAGAGTATTTGACGCCGTATTTCAACATGATGGTCATGCTCGATCAGGAAATCGACGACGTCAAGTTCTACACGCAGACGTACGTGCCGGAGTACGGCGATTCGGTGCAGTCGGCCGACCGGGTCAAGGACGAAGACTGGTATCAGTCGGCCTTGAAAGGCAAGGGCAGCCAGTGGTTCTCCGATAACGGCTTGATCGTGGTTGCCGCGTTCCCGAGATTCTTCTCCGACAAAGCGACCAATCTCGTCTATATGCGGATCAACGAAGCCAGCATGTTCAAGAACGTGGCAGCGCTTGCGAAGGACGGTACGGTCGCCATTACCAACGACCGCGGAGACGTCATCTATTCGAACCAAGGCGCCACGGGAGAGCGGTTGGAAGCCGGGCAATTGCAGGGCATGAAAGAAGGCGCGATCCGTATCGGCGGCATCGAATCGTATCTGGTGAAGAAGACGGTCAAGCAGACGGGCTGGACGATTTACTTCATCGTGCCCGCCAAGGAGCTGTCCCGGAACGCGGGTTCCATCATCAATGCGACGCTCATCGTCATCGCGGGCTGCATCGTCATCGTGCTGATCATGATTTGGATGTTCTCCAAGACGATGATCCGCAGGATCTATGCCTTGAATTCGGTCATGAAGCGGGTAGAAATCGGCGATTTGAGCATACGCATCCGCAGCGAGTCCAAGGACGAAATCGGCGAACTGACGAATCGGTTCGGCAGCATGCTCGCGCGTCTCAACGATCTCATCGACGAGCTGTTCCGCAACAAGATCGTGCAGAAGGAAGCGGAATTCAAAGCGCTGCAGTGGCAGATGAATCCGCATTTTCTCTACAACACGCTGTCGTTCATCAATTGGAAGGCGCTGCGAAGCGACGACGCCGACATCAGCCGCGTCGTTACGACGCTCTCCAAGTTTTACCGGACGGGGCTTAACCGGGGCAATAACATGATTCCGGTGCGAGACGAGCTGGAGCACGTCAAGTCTTATATCGAAATCATTCAAACGATGAAGGATCACAGCTTCGACGTGGAATACGATATCGATGAAGCCGTGTTCGGCCATACGACCATCAATTTCATCCTGCAGCCGCTAGCCGAGAACGCGATCATGCACGGTATCGCTCGGAAAGAATCCGGAAGAGGGCTGCTGCGCATATCCGCGAAGCTGTCCAACGGCAAGGTCGTCTTCCAGGTTCAAGACAACGGGATCGGAATGCCCCTGGAGACGGCGAATACGCTGCTGCAGAACGATTCCTCGGGCTACGGCATGAAGAACGTCAATGAACGGCTGCGGCTGAAATACAGCTCCGATTACAGCTTTACGGTGGAAAGCGCGGTTGACCGCGGCACGCAAATGAGTATCGTCATTCCCGCATATCTACAGTCCTGA
- a CDS encoding ABC transporter permease, translating into MNDTVIVSGAEARLAGKKRDKAMLRRSKMKKIKQYRVLLLMMVPAIVYYVVFQYLPMYGVLLAFKDFKILKGIMGSPWVGLDLFRTIFHDDYFYTVLKNTLIISLYKLLFGFPVPIVFALLLSEVTNGKYKRVVQTVTYLPHFISWVVLAGIFFSFFSLEGPLNTIIRFFGGNPVLFLADAGYFRSILVITGIFQSFGWGSIIYFAALSNIDPQLYEAAIIDGAGRFKRMFYISIPMLVPIIAIMLILSMSGVLDAGFDQIFNMYNTQVYNVADIIDTYVYRKGIVEMSYSYATAVGLFKSVVALILIFIVNRIVKLIGGKDHALW; encoded by the coding sequence ATGAACGACACCGTAATCGTCAGCGGCGCGGAAGCGCGGCTTGCAGGCAAGAAGCGGGACAAAGCGATGCTCAGACGATCGAAGATGAAAAAAATCAAGCAATATCGCGTGCTGCTTCTAATGATGGTCCCGGCGATCGTTTACTACGTCGTTTTCCAATACTTGCCGATGTACGGCGTGCTGTTGGCCTTCAAGGATTTTAAGATTTTGAAAGGGATCATGGGCAGTCCGTGGGTGGGACTCGATCTGTTCCGCACCATCTTCCACGACGACTATTTCTACACGGTGCTCAAGAATACGCTCATCATCAGCTTATACAAGCTCTTGTTCGGCTTCCCGGTTCCGATCGTCTTCGCGCTTCTGCTCAGCGAAGTGACGAACGGCAAATATAAACGGGTCGTCCAAACCGTGACTTACTTGCCCCATTTTATTTCCTGGGTCGTGCTGGCCGGCATCTTCTTCTCCTTCTTCTCGCTGGAGGGCCCGCTTAACACGATCATCCGCTTCTTCGGCGGCAACCCGGTGCTGTTTCTGGCCGATGCCGGCTACTTCCGCTCCATTCTCGTCATCACCGGCATCTTTCAAAGCTTCGGCTGGGGCTCCATCATTTACTTCGCGGCGTTATCGAACATCGACCCGCAGCTGTACGAAGCGGCGATCATCGACGGCGCGGGACGGTTCAAGCGGATGTTCTACATCTCGATTCCGATGCTCGTCCCGATCATTGCCATCATGCTGATCCTCTCGATGTCCGGCGTGCTGGATGCGGGCTTCGACCAAATCTTCAACATGTACAACACGCAGGTATACAACGTCGCCGATATCATCGACACCTACGTCTACCGCAAGGGGATCGTCGAAATGAGCTACAGCTACGCAACGGCGGTCGGGCTGTTCAAATCGGTCGTTGCCTTGATTCTCATCTTCATCGTCAATCGGATCGTGAAGCTGATCGGCGGCAAGGACCACGCCTTATGGTAG